The DNA segment GAAAACCAGCCGAAAATCGTCGATTTCGGCATTGCCCGTTCGCCCAACCGTGTCGCCGACCAGTTTGCGCAGACCAACGATGCGCCCTACACCCTTTTCCATAACAACATCCTGGGCACGCCCACCTACATGTCGCCGGAACAGGCCTGCGGCGAGCCGGCCGATGCCCGTTCGGACATCTACGCCCTGGGCGCGGTCATGTATGAAATGCTGGCCGGGCGCAAGCCCTTCCAGTCGCGCGACACAGAAAAGCTGCTGCAGATGATCGCCCTGAAGACGCCGCCGGCACCGCACGAGGTCAACCCCGAAGTGCCGGAAGCATTGTCGCTCATCGTCATGAAGGCCATGCAGAAGCGCCCGGAAAAACGCTACCAGCATGCGCACGAGATGGCCAACGATATCAAGCGCTACCTGGTTAAGGGACGTCGGCCGCAAAAGCCAAAACCGGAGATGGAAGAAGACGATGGCGCAGGCGAAGCCTCCCGCCCTGCGTTGAAACGGTTCGCCTGGCTCGCCGGCCTGCTGGCTTTGGCCGGTGGCGCTGCCGTGCTCGGCAGCCGCTTCCTGCCCTGACCGGCAGCACCGGCGGGGACCGCGACAGGACGCTAGCGCGAGCTCAGGGCTGCCACCACCTGCCCTTTCAATGTCTTGATCATGGCGGTCTCGTCAGGCGGCACGCCCTCGCTCGCCGGCAAGATCCGGTCGGCATAAAACAGCCCGAGCGGCTTTTTCTGCACCACCAGCGGCAGCACGATGAAGCTGCGGGCATCCGGCAGCAAGGCGCGGTGCCATGCGGGAATCAGGTCGCGGATCTTGGCGTCGGTGGCATCTGAAATCAGCAGATCGGCTTCATTGGCCATCGCCAGATGAAACAGGTCGCGCGAGGATGTCGCCGAAAACGCGAAACCGGCCTGGCGCGCCACATTGTTCTCCCCAAGCGAAATGCGCGCGCGGAACTGGTTGCTCTTGATGTCCTTGATGCACACGGTGGCAAAGCGAAATCCCATGCCACGGTAAATCGTCTCCAGCACCAGCATGATCAGGTCATTGGCCTTGCATCGGCCGGACGCCATCATTTCCGTCACATCCTGAACGCCGGCCAGAAGCAGCTCCCGCGCATTGAGCGGCTTGCCGCTGGCATGCCGCCCGACTGTCTGCAGCGGGTCTTCATCGCCTGCGGCCTGCAGCAAAAACTCCGCCGGCAAGCCGAGCAAGGAACCATCATCGCTTTCCAGCGCGCGCCACAAGGAGGGGGTTTTGTCGGGTTCCGGCGGCGTCGGCGCTGCAACTGTTGCAGGCGCCACCGGCGCCAGTTTCAGCTGGCTGGCCATGGCAGCGGTTTCTTCGGCGACAGTCGCCAGCATGGCGCCAAGCCTGGCCTGGTCCAGGTTCAGCGCAGCGCCAAAACGCCCCAGCAGCGCGGCGATGGCCGCGTCTGGATTGTCCGGCTGGGCCAGCACCTTGGCGGCGGCGTTGCTGAAAGCGGCGACTTGCTGTATCCATTCCTGGCGATTGCGGGGCGACCGCACGGGGCCGGCAGGCAACGGCGCCTGTGCCTGGATAATGGAATCCGGCATATCCCAGGCGGTCATGACGGTTTCCGCCAGGGTCTCGTAACTGCTGCCGATCACCTCGCGCGCCGCCTTGGCAGGGGCCATGCCCTCGCTCGCCAGCGCATTGATTTCGGCATACAGGGTATGGTCATGCGCAGCGACCAGCAGACGGCCAATGTTGCCAAACAGGGCAGCGATCGCGGCTTCCTCGGCATCCTTCAACTGGCTGCGGCGCGCCAGTTCACGGCCGAACATGCTGGCGGAAAGCGCATGCAGCAATTCTGCGCGCACGCCAGCGGCACGGCTACCGGGCATGCGATCCACCAGCAACATGCCGAGCGCGCAAGTCTTCACCGTGTCAAAGCCCAGCAGGAAGATTGCCTTGGAAATCGTGGTCACCGGCGAATTCGACGCATGGCTGCGAAAACAGGCGGCATTGGAGATGCGCAATATTTTCTGCGTCAGCCCGACGTCGGACATGATGAAGTGCGCCAGGCTGCGTACCGCCTCGTCATCCGAGGACGCCAGCTGCACCACCCGCGAGACGGAACTCCCCAGCGCCGGCAGGTTGCCATTGGCACTGATTTTTTCAAGTAGCTCTTCACGTACCGCTTGCAGTGCATCGCTGTCCGGCGCTGCAGCAATCTTTGATTCTTCCGAATGGTTCGGCACAGCGTGCATCCTCTTGTCTTTGGGGGTATATGTTTCCCAATCTAGCGTAATCAGACCATGGAAACAATCGCTCCGCAGCGGATATGCCGATTCGTGACATTATTTATAAAAAAAGCGCACAACCCGTGTGCGCTTTCTCTGCTCGAAGGCGGATTGTGCATCAAGCCTCGGCTGCATCCTTCTTGAAGGCTTCCACGCCAGCCATGATTTCAGCCTTGGCCGCATCCGGACCCGCCCAGCCATCGACCTTGACCCACTTGCCCTTTTCCAGATCCTTGTAGTGTTCGAAGAAATGCTGGATTTGCTGCAGGCGCAGTTCGTTGATGTCGTCCGGCTTTTGCCAGTGCTTGTAGATCGGCAGGATTTTGTCTACGGGAACCGCCAGCACCTTGGCATCGCTGCCGCCTTCGTCCGTCATGTTCAGCACGCCGATGGCGCGGCAGCGCACCACGACGCCGGGAATCAGCGGAAATGGCGTAATCACCAGCACGTCGACCGGATCGCCGTCGCCAGCGATGGTTTGCGGCACGTAACCGTAGTTGCACGGATAATGCATGGCCGTGCCCATGAAGCGGTCGACGAAAATGGCGCCGGATTCCTTGTCCACTTCATACTTGATCGGATCGGCATTCATCGGAATTTCGATGATGACATTGAAATCTTCGGGCAAATCGCGGCCGGCAGGTACTTTATTCAGGCTCATGGTGGTTTCTCTTGATTGAAAATGCTAGGTTGAAATGAAATTATAAAACCAGGGGAGCAAACCGGATTTGCCTAAATCAAGCCGCTCAACGCGCACTGGCGGTAATGCGCCTGCGCCTGCTTCTCCTGGCCCAGCGCTTCGTGCAACTGCGCCAGTTTAAGGTGAGCTTCGCGCAAGGTCGCGCTGTCATCGGCATCGGCCAGGGCCTGCTCGAGGAAACGCTGGGATTTGCCCCACAATTTCTGCTTCAGGCACAGCACGCCCAGGGTCAGCGCCAGCTCGGCATCTGCCGGACGCTCTGCGTGCCAGGACTCGCAGCGCTCGATTTGCGCCAGCAGCTCGGGCGAGCCTTCTGCCGCGGCAGAACGGCAATAGGCGCGCAGGAGGCGCTCGTCCCATTCCGCGGCCAATGCCTTTTCGATCACGGCGCGCGCCTCTCCCTGCAGGCCACTGGCATGGAAACTGTCCGCCGCATGCAAGGCGACCAGCGGCTGCAACTTGTCGGCAGCCGGCACATCGGTCCAGACCCGTCGAATCGACTCGGCATCATGGGTCCTGTCCGACAACAGCGCCTCATAAGCCATGGCGCGCAAGCGCCGCGACAATGCCGGATGCAGCGCGTTGTGCTTGTCCAGCGAGCGCACCAGGCGCAAGACTTCAGGCCAGTTCTGCGCCTGCTGGTTGGCCTTCAAGGCCAGGCGCAAGGCATGGATGTGGCGCGTGCCGCTGGCATTCAATTCTCCGACCGCTGCCAGGGCAGCGTCGGGCTCGCGGCCATCCACCAGCAAATCGACGCTGGTCATCAGGCGTGCCGTTTTCAAGGCGTTGTCGTCAGCGATCTTCGCCAGCCACTGGTCGCGGCGCGCGGCCTGGTCCATGCGGTGCGCTGCCTGGGCGCCGATCAGCGCAGCCAACCCGCCATTTTCGGCAGAATCGGCAGTACGTGCGGCAGCTTTCTCGGCATGGCCAAAACGGCCTTCCAGCAAGGCCTTGAGGGCGTCACGCAGCGCCTTGTTGCTTTCGCGCTCACGCTTGTTGCGGCGGTAAGCCGCCACGCGCTGCGGCATATTCATGGTGGCATCAAACGCCTTCATGGCGAAATACAGCAGGAAAAACAGCAGTGCCGCCGCCACCAGGAAGAAATTCAGCGAGAGGTCGATCCGGTATGGCGGATAGAAAAACACCACGTTGCCGGGATTGAAACGCGCCACGGCAGCCAGGCCGACGGCTGCCGCAAGAATGAAAAGTAGCCAGAGGAAGAATCGCATTATGGCGCAGCTTTGTAATTACGCACGGCATTCAGGCTGTCAGCCAGCGTCGGCATCTCGATCGACAGGTTGTTGTTCTGAACCTGCCGCAGCAGTGCCTGCGCGGCCTGGGTCTGCTTGGCGCGCGTGTCGAAATATTTGAGGATCGTGTCTTGCGCGGCCAGAATATCGTTGCGGAACGCCGATTCATTGCGCGACAACAGCGCCAGGCGCGCGCTCAGAAGGCGCAGCTTGAGGTTTTCGCGGGCGTAATACGCCTGGGTGGGCGACAGCAGCAAGGCTTCAGGCGTGGTGACTTCGCGCACGCGGACCAATTGCTTGATCTCCAGCCAGATTTCACTGCTCCAGCTATCCCACTTGTTGCGCACGGTGGTCATCCATTCGCCGGAAGCGGCGGCGGCTGGCGCGCCGGACGCTGGCGCAGGCTTGATGCGGGCATTCTTCGGCAGGGTCGCCGGCACGACCGGCTTTTCATCCGACAGCAGCGGCAAGTTATCGATCTGGCCGATCACGCTATCCAGGCGCAACGCCATGCCGGTCGTATCGACGATCGGCAGGGACTTGAGCTTTTCCTGGTCGCGCGCGATGGCGCGGCGCAGGGTAATGAATTGCGGCTTGTCCGAACGCGACAACAGGCGATCGGCATTTTGCAGCGCGATCAGAGCCCCCGGCACGTTGCCAGCCAGTTGCAGCTGCTGGCTGGCGGTTGACAATACCTGCTCGATTTCAGACAGCGCCCAGTCATCCCGGCTGCGTGACAATTCCTGGTAGAGCTGCTCAAGGGCAATTTGTTGATTTTGCGACTCGGCTTGCTTGTTTTCCAGAACATTGACCTTGGCTTGCAATTCCTTGCTCGTATCCTGGGCGGTCTTGGCCAGCATCCTGGTTTCGCTGTTCAGGACTTCACCGCTCTGCAGCCGCTGGGCCAAGGTGTTGCGCAGGCTTTTCAATTCCTTGTTGGTACTCCACCATTGCACCGCCAGCAACAGGGCCAGCGCCAGCAGCGCCAGCGTCAGCAGGCGCTGGATGCCCTTGCCGGTGCGGGCCAGAGGTTCGACAGGCGCGGCGGCGGGCGTGGCAGGCACGGACTCGGGACGCGGCATTGGGTCAGCAGAAGGAGGCAATTCGTTCATGGTCTGGATTGTAACGCGGCAAGCAGACCTTCGTCGCCTGATCCGGTTTCTGTTATGTTCATAAAACCCATCAGGCGTGCGGATTCCGCGATGCGCGCGTGCGGCAGCAAGAGGTGTTGCTGTTGCATTTTTGCCACGGCGCCTTCCCCGCCTGCCTGGCCAACGATTTCCACGAGATTGCGCATGGCTTCGGAACTGGTCACGATCCAGTCGCATGAGCTTTCGATCAGGCGCACCAGTTGGGCAAACTGTCCCGCCTCCGGGACGGGTGCGCTGCGCCGGTACGCCGCCACCGTGGTGACCCGCGCGCCGGCGGCACGCAGGGCATCGGCGAGCAACTCCCGGCCATTTTCACCACGAATAATGAGAACTTCCTTGCCGGGCAACAAAGATTTATCCAGCGCCGCCAGCAGGCCCTCGGAATCGCTGCGCCGGCTGTCGAGCGGCCGCAGGATCGTGGCATTGCCGTCGGTGACGCCGTGCCGTGCCAGCGCCATGCGGCTGCCTTCTCCGACAACAGCCAGCGTCATCCCGGCAGGCCACATGGGGCGCGCGGCAAATGCCGCATCGATCGCATTCGGGCTGACAAAAGCCACCAGGGCATAGCGTTCGAGGGCCGCCAGGGCCGCCTGCAATGGCGCCGGATCGGGCAAGGGGTGAATTTCCAGCAGCGGAAACAACACTGCCTCGCGGCCGAGCGCGGCTACCAGGCTGGCCAGTTCGCCAGCCTGGGCGGCAGGACGGGTAATGACGACTGGCCGCGGCATTCAGGCCTGGTCGGTGTGGCAAGCCGCCAGGATCGCCGCTGCGTCCTGGGCCTGCAACGCTTCAGCCACCTGTTTTCCCAGCACGTGCGGGGCGTCGGCGGCGCCGCTGGCCTCGGCGGTGGCAATGCGCTTGCCGTCGGGCGTTGCCACCATCGCGCGCAAGTGCATGATGCCGGCCTCGACCGTGCCAAAGGCCGCCAGCGGGATCTGGCAACTGCCGCCGAAGGTCTTGGAAACGGTACGCTCCGCCGCTACCGCCTGGGCCGTGGCGGCGTGATTCAGGGGCGCCAGCAAGGCTTGCAGTTCGGGACGACCGGCCGGGATCTCGATGGCCATGGCACCCTGCCCTGGCGCCGGCAGGCTTTGCTCGGGCGCGATCACGGCGCGAATGCGCTCAGGCAGGCCAAGCCGCTTCAGGCCGGCGGCAGCCAGGATGATGGCGGCATATTCGCCCCGGTCAAGCTTGCCCAGGCGCGTATCCAGATTGCCGCGCAATGGCCGGATCACAAGGTGCGGATAGCGCGCCGCAATCAGCGCCTGGCGGCGCAGGCTGCTGGTGCCGACGACGGCGCCGGCGGGCAGCGCCTCAAGACCGGCATAATCGTTGGAAACGAAGGCATCGCGCGGGTCTTCACGCTCCAGCACGGCAGCAAGCTCGAATCCCTCCGGCAGATCCATCGGCACATCCTTGAGGGAATGCACCGCCAGGTCGGCGCGGCCTTCGGCCATGGCTACTTCCAGTTCCTTGACGAACAAGCCCTTGCCGCCTACCTTTGACAGGGTGCGGTCAAGAATCTGGTCGCCGCGCGTGGTCATTCCGAGAATTTCAATGGAGCACTCTGGATATAATGCAGACAGGCGGGCACGCACATGCTCGGCTTGCCACATGGCGAGCCGGCTTTCCCGCGATGCAATTACCAGCTTGGAGGGGACAGGAGATTTCAAAACCAGGTCTTTCAAAAATTAGGCGATGCCATCGTACAGCGTAGATTTCGCCACAAATTTTATCACGCGCACCCTTGCCGGCACTGGCCACAAGCCATCCCTGCCTCAACAATATTACTGATTTCCTTCAAAGCCATGACCAGACCACCATCCACTTCCACCCGCACCGCAAAAACTGACGCCGACAAGGACGCTCCGCTGCGGGAAGATATCCGCCTGCTTGGCCGGCTGCTGGGCGATGTCTTGCGCGAGCAGGAAGGCGAGGCGGCATTCGCGGTGGTGGAAACCATTCGCCAGACTGCCGTACGCTTTCGCCGCGAAGCCGATACCCAGGCCAGCGCCGACCTGGATCGCCTGCTGAAAAAACTCACGCGTGACCAGACCATTTCCGTGGTGCGGGCGTTTTCCTATTTTTCGCACCTGGCCAATATCGCCGAAGACCAGCATCACATCCGCCGCCGCCGAGCCCACCTGCTGGCCGGCTCGGCGCCTCAGCCCGGCACCATATCCCTGGCACTCGAACGCCTGCAGGCTGCCGGCATCAGTGGCAACGCGGTGCGCGACTTCCTGGGAAAATCCCTGATCAGCCCGGTCCTGACCGCACACCCGACAGAAGTGCAGCGCAAGAGCATTCTCGATGCCGAGCGCGCCATCGCCAACCTGCTGGCCGAGCGCGACCGCCAGCTGACGCCGCGCGAACTGGCGGCCAACACCGAACTCCTGCGCGCCAAGGTCGCCACGCTTTGGCAGACCCGCATGCTGCGCTTTGACAAGCTGACAGTGGCCGACGAAATCGAAAATGCCCTGTCCTACTATCGCATCACCTTCCTGCACGAATTGCCAGGGCTGTACCAGGACCTGGAAGACGAGCTCGCAAGCCGCTTTCCGCCGCAAAAAGGCTCGTCCGCCAACCAGAGGCTGCCGGCGTTCATGCAAATGGGCAGCTGGATCGGCGGCGACCGCGACGGCAACCCGAACGTCAATGCAGGCACCATGCGCCACGCGCTGGAACGGCAGTCCACCGCCATCCTCGATTTTTACCTGGACGAATGCCATGCGCTGGGGGCCGAGCTGTCGATTTCCACCTTGCGCGTCGATGTCAGCCCCGCACTCCAGGCGCTGGCAGATGCCTCGCCCGATACTTCGGAGCACCGCAAGGATGAGCCCTACCGGCGCGCCCTGGTCGGCGTATACGCGCGGCTGGCCGCGACCGCGCGCCAGCTTGGCGCCAGCAATGTGCTGCGCCAGGAAGTAGCCCCGGCTGCACCCTATGCGTCGGCTGCGGAATTCACCGCAGAGCTTCAGATCCTGGTCGATTCGCTGGAATCGCGCAAAAGCGCGGTGCTGGTGCGGCCGCGCCTGGCGGCCATCAGGCGCGCCTCGGAAGTCTTCGGCTTTCACCTGGCCACGCTGGACATGCGGCAGAGTTCGGATGTGCATGAGCGCGTCCTGTCGGAACTCTTTGCCCGCGCAGGCGTAGCACCCGCCTATGCCGACCTTGGCGAAGAGGAAAAGCGCCGCCTGCTGCTGGCTGAACTCGCGCAGCCACGCCTGCTGTATTCGCCCTACCTCGGCTATTCCGAAGAAACCGCCACCGAACTTGAAATCCTGCGCGCCGCACGCGAAATCCGCCGTCGCTACGGTGCGCACGCCATCCGCAATTACATCATTTCGCATACGGAAACCGTCTCCGATCTGCTGGAAGTGCTGCTACTGCAGAAGGAATGCGGCCTGCGCCAGCCCGACGGCGAATGCGTCGAACTGATGGTCATTCCGCTGTTCGAAACCATTCCCGACCTGCGCAACGCGGCCGGCATCATGGATGAATGGCTGGCGCTGCCCCTGGTGCAGCGCCAGGTGGCGCACCAGGGCGCCCTGCAGGAAGTCATGCTGGGCTATTCCGACTCCAACAAGGACGGCGGCTTTCTCACCTCGAACTGGGAACTTTACAAGGCCGAGACCAGGCTGGTTGCGCTGTTCGGCGCACGCGGCATCACGCTGCGCCTGTTCCATGGCCGCGGCGGCACGGTCGGCCGCGGCGGCGGCCCAAGCTACGAAGCGATCCTGGCGCAGCCGCCAGGCACCGTCAATGGCCAGATCCGCCTGACCGAGCAGGGCGAAATCATCGCCTCCAAGTTCTCCAACCCCGAAATCGGCCGGCGCAACCTGGAACTGCTGGCAGTCGCCACACTGGAGGCCAGCCTGCTGCCGCATGCGAGCGATCCGAAACTGGCGGCGCAACTGGCAAAATTCGAAGGCGTGATGGAAGAATTGTCCGAACGCGCCTACCGCGCCTACCGCGCGCTGGTGTACGAAACGCCCGGCTTTACCGACTACTTTTTCGCCGCCACGCCGATTGCCGAAATCGCCGAGCTGAACCTGGGCTCGCGTCCGGCCTCACGCAAGGCCAGCCGCAGGATCGAGGATTTGCGCGCCATCCCGTGGGGCTTTTCATGGGGCCAGTGCCGCCTGCTTCTGCCCGGCTGGTATGGCTTCGGCAGCGCCGTGGCCTCCTGGCTGGAGGATGGCCCCGGCGCCCGGTCCGCGCGCCTGGCCACCCTGCGCGCGATGGTGCGGCAATGGCCCTTTTTCGCCACTTTGCTCTCGAACATGGACATGGTCTTGTCCAAGACCGATCTGGCAGTGGCCTCGCGCTATGCCGGCCTGGTCGCTGACAAAAAATTGCGCCATGCGGTCTTCAAGCGCGTCGTCGACGAACATGAGCAGACAGTGGCATCGCTCACCTTGATTACCGGTGAAACGGAGCGCCTGGCTGGCAATCCCTTGCTGGCGCGCTCGATCAAAAACCGCTTTGCCTACCTCGATCCCTTGAATCATTTGCAGGTGGAATTAATCAAAAGACACCGAAATGTTGCGAACAAGCAAGAAAAGGTTGACGTACGGGTACATCGAGGAATACATTTATCGATAAATGGGGTAGCAGCAGGCTTGCGCAATACAGGCTGAGGTTCCCCCCAGGAGACAACCCAAGCCACGCTGAACCGGACAAATCACACGGACAACGATCCGGACAGCAATAACAACAGGCACGGGCATAACGATTACCGTCATCATTTGATGGAGGCAACAATGAGCAATGTGTATTCCAAGACTCCCAAAGGTCAGGAAGAGATCAAGACGCGCGCAGCCGGCCTTTCCCAACGCATGCGCCAGATACTGATTTTTATTGATGGCAAGCGCAGCCGCGACGATTTGTTCGGCATGCTCAAGGGCGACGACATGGACCATTTGCTGGCGTCTCTGGTCGCGCAGGGTCTGGCCGAAGTGACAGGAGATGTTGCGACCAGGACCACAGCGCCCTCGCCTTCGGCTTCGGTCGCGTCGGTAGCCGCAGTGACCGCTGTCGCAACCGCTGCGGCTGCCGCCAGCCCGCGTCCGGCAACGCCGGAACCGGCCAAGCCAAGCAGCGCCGAGATTGAACGCCGGCGCCGCGAAGAAGAGGCTCAGGCAGAACTGCTGATGGCGCGCAGCTTCATGGGCAGGATGTCGTAAAGCGAGTGGTGGCAACGCCACCCTGGCGCCGGTGCCAGGCCTCTAGCAACGCACCAGCGCCTTGACCTGCGGCCATTGCCGGCGCGAGATCGGCAGGCGCTCAGTCAGTCCCCGCACGATCACCTGCCAGGTTTCCTGCGTCCTGTCGATCCGCTCCCCCTTATCGCTGCGGTCCGCCTCGCCATCAGCGTCGCTGCCCAGCGGAGCGCGTTCCACGCCTTGCACGGCGCTGCGCGCAACCAGCGCGCTACGGTGCACGCGCACGAACAACCCGCCAAGCTCTTCCTCGATTGAACTCAGCGATTCTTCGATCAGGTAGGTGCGCGCAGCTGTGCGCAGGCTGACGTATTTGGCCTCTGCCCTGAGATAAAGCACATCTTCAACCGGCACCAGCAGCAGGCGGCCGCGCTCCTGCACGGAAAAATTACGGCGCTGCTGGTGCAGGCTTTCAGAAACCGATGCCAGCGCCTGCTTTTGCGCCGGCACGGCCATCAATGTTCCCGCACGGCGTATTGCGTCGGCCAGGCGGGCGGCGCGCACGGGCTTGAGGAGATAATCGAGGGCATGCACTTCGAATGCCTTGAGCGCGAATTCATCGAAGGCGCTGACAAAAATGATGGCCGGCGGCGCCTCGGTCGCAGCCAGGTGGCGCGCCAGTTCGATGCCGCTCATGCCGGGCATCTGCACGTCCAGCAGCACGATATCCGTGCGCGTCGTGGCAATCACATCCAGCGCGGCCTGGGCGTGTGCCGCCTCGCCTACCAGGACATGAGGACATTCCTCCGCGATGTCGGACAACAGCATGGCCAGGCGTGCGCGCGCCGGTGCCTCATCGTCGACAATCAGCAGGCGGGGTGTCATCAGGCATCCTTTCTGGTTTTTACATAGGGGAAGCGCAGCCGGACTTCAAACAAGCCCTGCTCGACCGAAGTGCTCAACTGCGCTTCGACATCGTACAGCAGCGCGAGGCGCTGGCGGATATTCTGCAGGGCCATCTTGTTGCCACCTGTGGCAACGTCGCCATGATAAGGATTGGCGATCATGATTTCAATCCGGTCCATCTGGCGCCGGATATCAATCTGGATCAGGGCTGCGTCACTGGCCGGCTCGACACCGTAATGCACGGCATTTTCCAGCAAAGGCTGCAGCAGCAACGCCGGGATCTGCGCCCGCTGCAACACTTCCTTGCTGATGTCGACCGGATTCCATTTCACCTGGAGGCGCTCGCCCAGGCGCACTTTCTCGATCGACAGGTACTGGCGGCAGAGGCGGATTTCCTGCTCCAGCGTGGTCAGGTCGCGCGCATCGCGCATGAGCACGCGAAACAGTTCAGCGAGGTCTTCCAGCGTGGTTTCCGCGCGCAGAGGTTCGGTACGGATCAGCGACAGCACGGCGTTAAGGCTATTGAAAAGGAAATGCGGTCGAATGCGCGCCTGCAGCGCCTGCAGCCGCGCCTCCGCCAGCGCCGGAGAAAATGCCCGGGTGCGCAACTCGAAGTAATGCTGCAGCGCGATGCCGATCAGGGCTGCAACCAGTGCCGCCTCCGCGGGATGCAGACCTGCGAAACTGTCGGAAAACAAGGCGCTCAACGACAGCAGGCGCACCAGCAGGCTGGCAATGGCCGCCGGCACCAGCGCGCACAGGACGCGCTGCAGCCACGGCGACATGCTGTGCACAAGCTTGCGCATGCCGCACAACGCCATCAGCGAAAGCAGGCTGACCATTTCGATCAGGGTGGACGTTTCGATGAATTTCGAGATGCCGACTTGCCAGCCGCTGGTTTGCAGGAGAATGCCGGCCAGGAAGGCAGCATTGACCGCCAGCAGCGCGCGAAAAACCACACCGATATTGCAGCAATCCGGTATCACAATGTCAATTTGCGGGCGTGAGACGCTGGTTGGCGGCATAAAAATGCAGAGTTGTTATTGGGCGCGACACGGGAAGCGGCGCGCTTGTCTTATAATGTTGCCTTCCTCAATTATCCGGCATGTGCGCCATTATGCGGCGCGCACGGGTAAAAATGCCACCGCCATTATGACAGCACAACTCTCCAAGAAGGGCGAAGCCTGGTCGGCCCGCTTCTCCGAACCCGTCTCCGACCTCGTCAAACGTTACACGGCTTCCGTGTTTTTTGACAAGCGCCTGGCGCACTTCGATATCCAGGGCTCGCTTGCGCATGCCGAAATGCTGGCGCACCAGGGCATCATCACGCCCCAGGACCTGGAAGATATCCGCCGCGGCATGGCGCAGATCGAAGCTGAAATCACGGCCGGCAGCTTTGAATGGCTGCTCGACCTGGAAGATGTCCACCTGAATATCGAAAAACGCCTGACCGAGCTGGTCGGCGATGCCGGCAAGCGCCTGCATACCGGACGCTCGCGCAACGACCAGGTCGCAACCGACATCCGCCTGTACGTGCGCGCCGCAATCGACGATATCACCGCCCTGCTGCGCAGCCTGCAGCTCGCCCTGGTGGACCTCGCCGAGCAACATGCCGACACCATCCTGCCTGGCTTTACCCACATGCAGGTGGCGCAACCAGTCACGTTCGGCCACCACATGCTGGCCTACGTCGAAATGTTCGGGCGGGATGCAGAACGCATGGCCGACTGCCGCCGCCGCGTCAACCGCCTGCCGCTGGGCGCCGCTGCCCTCGCCGGCACCACTTTCCCGATCGACCGCGCCCGCGTGGCGCAATCCCTGGGGTTTGAGGACGTCTGCCACAATTCCCTGGACGCCGTCTCCGACCGCGACTTCGCCATCGAGTTTTGCGCTGCCGCTGCCCTGGTCATGACC comes from the Janthinobacterium sp. 17J80-10 genome and includes:
- the argH gene encoding argininosuccinate lyase, with protein sequence MTAQLSKKGEAWSARFSEPVSDLVKRYTASVFFDKRLAHFDIQGSLAHAEMLAHQGIITPQDLEDIRRGMAQIEAEITAGSFEWLLDLEDVHLNIEKRLTELVGDAGKRLHTGRSRNDQVATDIRLYVRAAIDDITALLRSLQLALVDLAEQHADTILPGFTHMQVAQPVTFGHHMLAYVEMFGRDAERMADCRRRVNRLPLGAAALAGTTFPIDRARVAQSLGFEDVCHNSLDAVSDRDFAIEFCAAAALVMTHVSRMSEELVIWMSPRVGFIDIADRFCTGSSIMPQKKNPDVPELARGKTGRVNGHLVALLTLMKGQPLAYNKDNQEDKEPLFDTVDTVTDTLRIFADMARGITVKPDAMRAAALQGYATATDLADYLVKKGLPFRDAHEAVARAVRSCDDRACDLADLPLEDLRKFSNLIEADVYAVLTLEGSVAARNHVGGTAPDQVRAAIVRLRAQLG
- the hemC gene encoding hydroxymethylbilane synthase, with the protein product MKSPVPSKLVIASRESRLAMWQAEHVRARLSALYPECSIEILGMTTRGDQILDRTLSKVGGKGLFVKELEVAMAEGRADLAVHSLKDVPMDLPEGFELAAVLEREDPRDAFVSNDYAGLEALPAGAVVGTSSLRRQALIAARYPHLVIRPLRGNLDTRLGKLDRGEYAAIILAAAGLKRLGLPERIRAVIAPEQSLPAPGQGAMAIEIPAGRPELQALLAPLNHAATAQAVAAERTVSKTFGGSCQIPLAAFGTVEAGIMHLRAMVATPDGKRIATAEASGAADAPHVLGKQVAEALQAQDAAAILAACHTDQA
- a CDS encoding histidine kinase, whose protein sequence is MVFRALLAVNAAFLAGILLQTSGWQVGISKFIETSTLIEMVSLLSLMALCGMRKLVHSMSPWLQRVLCALVPAAIASLLVRLLSLSALFSDSFAGLHPAEAALVAALIGIALQHYFELRTRAFSPALAEARLQALQARIRPHFLFNSLNAVLSLIRTEPLRAETTLEDLAELFRVLMRDARDLTTLEQEIRLCRQYLSIEKVRLGERLQVKWNPVDISKEVLQRAQIPALLLQPLLENAVHYGVEPASDAALIQIDIRRQMDRIEIMIANPYHGDVATGGNKMALQNIRQRLALLYDVEAQLSTSVEQGLFEVRLRFPYVKTRKDA
- a CDS encoding LytTR family DNA-binding domain-containing protein, encoding MTPRLLIVDDEAPARARLAMLLSDIAEECPHVLVGEAAHAQAALDVIATTRTDIVLLDVQMPGMSGIELARHLAATEAPPAIIFVSAFDEFALKAFEVHALDYLLKPVRAARLADAIRRAGTLMAVPAQKQALASVSESLHQQRRNFSVQERGRLLLVPVEDVLYLRAEAKYVSLRTAARTYLIEESLSSIEEELGGLFVRVHRSALVARSAVQGVERAPLGSDADGEADRSDKGERIDRTQETWQVIVRGLTERLPISRRQWPQVKALVRC
- the ppc gene encoding phosphoenolpyruvate carboxylase; translated protein: MTRPPSTSTRTAKTDADKDAPLREDIRLLGRLLGDVLREQEGEAAFAVVETIRQTAVRFRREADTQASADLDRLLKKLTRDQTISVVRAFSYFSHLANIAEDQHHIRRRRAHLLAGSAPQPGTISLALERLQAAGISGNAVRDFLGKSLISPVLTAHPTEVQRKSILDAERAIANLLAERDRQLTPRELAANTELLRAKVATLWQTRMLRFDKLTVADEIENALSYYRITFLHELPGLYQDLEDELASRFPPQKGSSANQRLPAFMQMGSWIGGDRDGNPNVNAGTMRHALERQSTAILDFYLDECHALGAELSISTLRVDVSPALQALADASPDTSEHRKDEPYRRALVGVYARLAATARQLGASNVLRQEVAPAAPYASAAEFTAELQILVDSLESRKSAVLVRPRLAAIRRASEVFGFHLATLDMRQSSDVHERVLSELFARAGVAPAYADLGEEEKRRLLLAELAQPRLLYSPYLGYSEETATELEILRAAREIRRRYGAHAIRNYIISHTETVSDLLEVLLLQKECGLRQPDGECVELMVIPLFETIPDLRNAAGIMDEWLALPLVQRQVAHQGALQEVMLGYSDSNKDGGFLTSNWELYKAETRLVALFGARGITLRLFHGRGGTVGRGGGPSYEAILAQPPGTVNGQIRLTEQGEIIASKFSNPEIGRRNLELLAVATLEASLLPHASDPKLAAQLAKFEGVMEELSERAYRAYRALVYETPGFTDYFFAATPIAEIAELNLGSRPASRKASRRIEDLRAIPWGFSWGQCRLLLPGWYGFGSAVASWLEDGPGARSARLATLRAMVRQWPFFATLLSNMDMVLSKTDLAVASRYAGLVADKKLRHAVFKRVVDEHEQTVASLTLITGETERLAGNPLLARSIKNRFAYLDPLNHLQVELIKRHRNVANKQEKVDVRVHRGIHLSINGVAAGLRNTG